The following is a genomic window from Haloterrigena alkaliphila.
GAATAATGGGCTGTTTCTCCCACCGAATAACGTTCAGAATTTACGACGCGTGAATAGATATAGCGTGTTCACACTCTACCGATTCCGTGTATAGCGTCTATCACCATGTACTCGCGGCCGAATTCATCATTCGATGAGCGAGTTCGCGGTAACGAGGAATTACAGCCGGCTTTCGGCCGGACGGAGGACCGACTTGTGAGTATCGACATCACCGAGTACGAGAGCGACCGAACCGGCGTTCGATCGCAGGCCGACGGCGGCATCGTTACGCAACTCCGACTCGATCACGAGTCGCTGTTCCTGCAACCGACGCTGAGCCGCGTCTCCGACGTCACCGTCGAACCCGAGTACTGGACGACGGTCGGAACGGGACGGACGCTGGTCTTCTGTAGCGTCTACGCCGACTGTTTCGAGGGGTTCGAGTCCGCCCTCCAGATGGATCCGACGATCACGGAGCCGGTTCTCGCGGATCGCTACCCCGACCGCCGCGTCTATCGGGTCGCGCTCACCGACCGGGCGGTGACGTTCATCGCCAGGACGGCGGAAGTCGGCGGCCGACTGCTGGATCTCACGAGTTGCCGCGTCGGGTGGCGCGTCCAGCTCCAGTTCCCCAGTCGAGACGACCTCGTCTCGTTCAACGAGTACTGCCGGGAACTGGATATCTCGGTGACGGTCGACCACCTGCGACTCTCCGACGACGAGGACGACTGCGTCGTCGCCCTGACGGAGAAACAACAGGAACTGCTGGCCGTCGCCCACGAGGAGGGCTACTTCGACGTCCCCCGGGGGATCTCTCAGGACGAACTGGCCGACCGACTCGGCGTCTCGAAGTCGGCGGTCTCCCAGCGGCTTCGACGGGCGATCGGCGAACTCTGCGCGTCGAAACTCTGCTGAGCGGATCGATCATACGCGCGCGCGATAAGGATAACATCACCGTCTCCAGCGGCCCGCGGACCCGCTATTCGTCGTCGTTGTCGTCGTCTTTCATCGAACCGAGTTGCGAGACGAGCTCGTCGGTCGAGGCCTCGGATTCGAAGGACAGCTGTCCGTCGTGATCGTTCTCGTGGACGTTGACGGCCTCGACGTCGTCATCGTCGTCGCCGGTCTGTTGCTGCTGCTCGGATTCGTCGTAGCTACCAAAACCCATACACCACACTACGCGGCCACCCGTCAAAGGTGTGCCGATTCGCGTCCTTTCTGTGGGCTGCTCGACACCTCGCCTGCCGATCGGATCGGCGGACCGCGGATGCGACACACTATGCTTCCGGTCGAAACCGCCGCCCGGAACCCGCCCGTGGACGGTCCGGAAACGACGTCGATGCAAACGCCATTCGCGTCGTGTGGACGCGTCACGCAGCGTTCACCGCGCCCGCTCCTCGGAACACCGTTCCGACGCGAAATGCGTCGTTCGTTCACGGTATCGATAGCTTTCTACGGCTACTTTCCTCGCTTCCGAGTTCAGCCGCCGCTATCTCGAGGGTCGTCCCGACGGCCGATGTGGGGACTAATACCACTTGACTTCGTGCCGTCCGTCCGCGTCGGTTTACGACCGCCACTGGCCAGTTATGCGACCGTATCCGCACCCCCCCTCGCTGTTTGGTTGACATACTAGTTTTGGATTTCGCCTTCGAACGAACTTTCGTCTACCTTTCGGCGTGAATTCCACAAACATGTTGGGAATAGTACAGCAAGTATGATTGTCCTGAGTCGATATATCACAGCGGGTGGACCGAAGGCCGGCTGTTACCCACTAGCTACCGGGTCTAGTAGTCCGTCTATAGTAATGGGTGCTGGTCGGCAGGTCTGGAGTATGTCCGTGTACCGCCCGCCGTCTCGAACAGTCGCCACGGGAGATCACGCTTCGATGCTGCCGTCACGGGCGACCGTTCGACACTCCGTCTGCGCTGGGTCACCGCTGCGTTCGACAACTACGACCTCCCGGGGAGGCGTCCCCGAACGATCGGGCGAGAGGTGAGTTATCGATGTGTGGAATTATCGGCCGCGTCGGCGACGGGAACGCGCTCGAACCCCTGTTGACCGGCCTCGAGAACCTCGAGTACCGCGGCTACGATTCGGCCGGCATCGCCGTTCAGAACGGTTCCGGCATCGCCGTCCAGAAACGCTCCGGGAAGGTCGACGAGCTACGGAAGTCGATCGGCGACACTCCCCTGGAAGGCGAGGTCGGCATCGGTCACACCCGCTGGAGCACCCACGGTCCCCCGACCGACGAGAACGCTCACCCGCACACGGACGGCACGAAAGACGTCGCCGTCGTCCACAACGGGATCATCGAGAACTACGTCGAGCTCAAGTCGAAACTGGTCGACTACGGCCACGAGTTCACCAGCGACACCGACACCGAGGTCATTCCTCATCTCATCCAGTTCTATCTCGACGAGGGGATGGACAACGAGTCGGCGTTCCGCCGCGCCATCGACGAACTCGAGGGTAGTTACGCCGTCACGGCGATGCTCTCGGGCGAAGACGTGCTCTACGCGGCCCGACAGGGATCGCCGCTGGTCGTCGGTATCGAGGACGGCGAGTACTTCCTCGCGAGCGACGTCCCGGCGTTCCTCGAGTACACCGACAGCGTCGTCTACTTAGAGGACGGCGACGTCGTCATCGTCGACGAAGACGGCGTCGAGTACACCGACCTCGAGGGGAACCCGGTCGTGCGCGAAACCGAGACCGTCGAGTGGGACCCCGAACAGGCCGGGAAAGGCGAGTACGACCACTTCATGCTCAAGGAGATCCACGAGCAGCCGACCTCCCTGCGGCAGGCCCTCGAGGGGCGGATCGATCCCAAGAACGGCCGGATCGCGCTCACGGAGTTCGAGCCGGGAACGTTCGCGGATATCGATAGCGTGCAGTTCGTCGCCTGCGGGACCTCCTACCACGCCGCGCTGTACGGCTCGCTGGCGTTGAAACAGGCCGGCGTCCAGTCGACGGCCCTGCTGGCCAACGAGTACAGCGTCTCGGCGCCGCCGACCGACGAGAACACGCTCGTCGTCGCGGTCACCCAGAGCGGCGAGACGGCGGACACGTTGAACGCCCTCCGGCACGCCAAGCGTAATGGCGCGTCGACCGTGACGGTCACGAACGTCGTCGGGTCGACCGCCGCCCGCGAGGCGGACAAGGCGCTGTTCATCCGTGCCGGCCCCGAGATCGGCGTCGCCGCGACGAAGACCTTCTCCTCGCAGGCGGTCATGCTCACGCTGCTGGGCCAGCGCATCGTCGAGGACCTGCACGGCGAGCCGGCGGCCGACCTCGAGTCGCTCCTGCCGGAACTGGCCGCGATGCCGGACGCGATCGACGATCTGCTCGAGGACACGAACGCGGAGGCGATCGCGAGGCAGTACCACGACAGTCGGGCCTACTTCTTCATCGGTCGCGGCCTGGGCTTCCCGGTGGCGCTCGAGGGGGCCCTGAAGTTCAAGGAGATCACCTACGAGCACGCCGAAGGGTTCGCTTCCGGCGAACTCAAACACGGGCCGCTGGCGCTGGTAACGCCCGACACTCCCGTCTTCGCCGTTTTCACCGGCGAAGAGGACGAGCAGACGCTGAAGAACGCCGAGGAGGCCCAGACGCGCGGCGCGCCGATGATCGCGGTCTGTCCCGAGGGCCACCAGGCGGTCGACGTCGCGGACGCCCACCTCGAGATTCCGGAGACCGACTCCGATCTCGCGGGGCTGCTCGCGAACGTCCAGCTCCAGCTGGTCTCCTACTACGCGGCCGACCTCCTCGACCGACCGATCGACAAGCCTCGCAACCTGGCCAAAAGCGTCACCGTCGAGTAGCCGTCCACCCGGTCGCGAACACCACTCGTTCTCCTCCGCCGTTCGTCGTGCTTCTCGCGACGTCGCGACGACTCGAGACGTTTCGAAGACGCGGAGAATACGTACTGCAGGCGCTCTCGAGTCGATGGAACGACTTCGATCGGCCGAGTACGAGTCGACGATGCCGCGGGACCCGGCACCACCCCCATAGTCCCGGATCCGCACGGCCTCGTCGGGTATCGACCCGCACTCGAGCGCGTCGAAATCACTGGAGGGGACTGTCTCGATCGTGTCGGGTCTGATCGACGCCCTCCAACTCGTCTAGCAATTCGTCACGGTATAAAGCCCCCACTTGAGACCGACGGTCGGTAGTATCCCCGCGAGGCGGTCGCTCTCGATCCGTTTCGGCGGCGGAAGCCGGCCGCTCCGCGGATTTCCGACCGTTCGACCGCCCTGCTGGTCGCGGTCCGCTCGACTCGCGCGTTCGCCTATCTGTCGCGCTCGACGGTCTCGCCGGGCCGAGTCGTCGCGCCGGTCGTCAACTTCAGCCCGGGCGTCAGACTCGTGTTGATGCCGGTCTTGACGTCGTCGCCGGCGACGACCCCGAACTTGCGCCGCCCCGTCGAGACCCGTTCACCCTTGACGGTGAACCGGACGTCCGCCTCGTCGTGGCGCAGATTGGCGACGTTCGTTCCGGCGCCGAAGTTGACGTCGCGTCCGAGCACGCTGTCTCCCACGTAGGAGAGGTGGCTGACGGACGCGCCGCGGGAGAGCACGCTGTTCTTGATCTCGACGCCGTTCCCGAGTTCCGCGTCCTCGCCGACGAGCGTCGCACCGCGGACGTAGGCGTTGGGTCCGACCGTCGCACCCGAGCGAATCAGTGCCGGTCCCTCGATTACGGCTCCCGATTGGACCGTCGCGCCCGTCTCGACGACGACGTCGCCCTCGAGGTGGGCGTCCTCGCTCACCTCGCCGTCGACGCGGCCCTCGAGGTCGCCGAGTTTCCACTCGTTGGCCGCGAGGAGCTCCCACGGCCGGCCGACGTCGAGCCAGCGCTCGAGGGTGACGGGCGTCACCGCGAACCGCTCGACGACTGTCGCCAGGACGTCGGTGATCTCGCGCTCGCCGCGCTCGCTCTCGGAGACCTCGAGCCACTCGCGGGCCTCCTCGGGGAAGGCGTAGGCGCCGGCGTTGGCGAGGTTCGTCGGCGGATCGGCCGGCTTCTCGGTGATGTCGACGACGGTTCCGTCGTCGGTGGCGAGCACGCCGTAGTTGCGCGGATCGTCGACCTCGACGGCGCAGACGGCCGGACACTCCGCGAAGAGGCGGTCGATCGCCGCCGGATCGTAGAGGTTGTCCCCGTTCAGGACGGCGAACGGCCCGTCGATCCGGTCGCGAGCGGCGGCGACGGCGTCGGCCGTGCCCGCCTGTTCGGTTTGAACCGCGTAGGAGAC
Proteins encoded in this region:
- the glmS gene encoding glutamine--fructose-6-phosphate transaminase (isomerizing), producing MCGIIGRVGDGNALEPLLTGLENLEYRGYDSAGIAVQNGSGIAVQKRSGKVDELRKSIGDTPLEGEVGIGHTRWSTHGPPTDENAHPHTDGTKDVAVVHNGIIENYVELKSKLVDYGHEFTSDTDTEVIPHLIQFYLDEGMDNESAFRRAIDELEGSYAVTAMLSGEDVLYAARQGSPLVVGIEDGEYFLASDVPAFLEYTDSVVYLEDGDVVIVDEDGVEYTDLEGNPVVRETETVEWDPEQAGKGEYDHFMLKEIHEQPTSLRQALEGRIDPKNGRIALTEFEPGTFADIDSVQFVACGTSYHAALYGSLALKQAGVQSTALLANEYSVSAPPTDENTLVVAVTQSGETADTLNALRHAKRNGASTVTVTNVVGSTAAREADKALFIRAGPEIGVAATKTFSSQAVMLTLLGQRIVEDLHGEPAADLESLLPELAAMPDAIDDLLEDTNAEAIARQYHDSRAYFFIGRGLGFPVALEGALKFKEITYEHAEGFASGELKHGPLALVTPDTPVFAVFTGEEDEQTLKNAEEAQTRGAPMIAVCPEGHQAVDVADAHLEIPETDSDLAGLLANVQLQLVSYYAADLLDRPIDKPRNLAKSVTVE
- the glmU gene encoding bifunctional sugar-1-phosphate nucleotidylyltransferase/acetyltransferase, translated to MQAVVLAAGEGTRIRPLSSAVPKPMLPVADRPLVAHTVDTAVDAGADEIVLVIGYKGETVRNYFGDEYRGTPVSYAVQTEQAGTADAVAAARDRIDGPFAVLNGDNLYDPAAIDRLFAECPAVCAVEVDDPRNYGVLATDDGTVVDITEKPADPPTNLANAGAYAFPEEAREWLEVSESERGEREITDVLATVVERFAVTPVTLERWLDVGRPWELLAANEWKLGDLEGRVDGEVSEDAHLEGDVVVETGATVQSGAVIEGPALIRSGATVGPNAYVRGATLVGEDAELGNGVEIKNSVLSRGASVSHLSYVGDSVLGRDVNFGAGTNVANLRHDEADVRFTVKGERVSTGRRKFGVVAGDDVKTGINTSLTPGLKLTTGATTRPGETVERDR
- a CDS encoding DUF5786 family protein; the encoded protein is MGFGSYDESEQQQQTGDDDDDVEAVNVHENDHDGQLSFESEASTDELVSQLGSMKDDDNDDE
- a CDS encoding helix-turn-helix domain-containing protein is translated as MSIDITEYESDRTGVRSQADGGIVTQLRLDHESLFLQPTLSRVSDVTVEPEYWTTVGTGRTLVFCSVYADCFEGFESALQMDPTITEPVLADRYPDRRVYRVALTDRAVTFIARTAEVGGRLLDLTSCRVGWRVQLQFPSRDDLVSFNEYCRELDISVTVDHLRLSDDEDDCVVALTEKQQELLAVAHEEGYFDVPRGISQDELADRLGVSKSAVSQRLRRAIGELCASKLC